From the Paenibacillus sp. FSL H8-0548 genome, one window contains:
- a CDS encoding sugar ABC transporter substrate-binding protein: MKKGATLMMSLLLIIALIAGCSSNKTESGNGENQATAAPDSATKAPDPTKERQKAVSLKFSIWGNDNHKQMYEDMIVQFKEKNPNINVEIMVIPFADYQQKLTIMQASRTAPDIAWLAERMIPQFISTDALLDVSALKSDADYNFADIFPSALDLLIKDGSNYGIPFSTPPSMIYYNKTLFEAKGLATPTELYKQGKWTYDEYLKAAKALTDSSAGIYGTNFVRNGWENWPDALQTLFNAYGAELINKEGTEFTLDSSQGEQALQLYSDMIFKDGVHPKPGDQTTFDSGKIAMQKELFSYMGKAKAVTDFEWDIAPLPAGPNGLGTTLGYAAVTITKDSKYPDEALEFLKFITSPENMAITSQYFVPSRKSVLESDSFLNQGPSAESMKLAVIDQMAAAQTLPSFQDWAKIDSSMKTVLDYLYSKSATVQEVLKKADESITPLLK; this comes from the coding sequence ATGAAAAAGGGCGCAACGCTTATGATGTCACTGCTGCTTATTATCGCACTAATTGCGGGCTGCAGCAGTAATAAAACGGAGAGCGGTAATGGGGAGAATCAGGCCACAGCAGCTCCAGACTCAGCAACAAAGGCTCCAGATCCGACCAAAGAACGGCAAAAGGCGGTCTCATTAAAATTTAGTATTTGGGGGAATGACAATCATAAACAGATGTACGAGGATATGATTGTTCAGTTTAAAGAAAAGAATCCCAATATCAATGTAGAGATTATGGTCATTCCATTTGCCGATTATCAGCAAAAGCTTACGATTATGCAAGCCTCGAGAACAGCACCGGATATTGCCTGGTTAGCTGAGCGGATGATTCCACAGTTTATATCAACAGATGCTTTGTTGGATGTTTCCGCTTTGAAATCAGATGCAGATTATAATTTTGCTGATATTTTCCCATCCGCCTTAGATCTGCTCATTAAAGATGGCAGCAATTACGGCATTCCTTTTTCCACACCGCCCTCTATGATTTACTACAACAAAACCTTGTTTGAAGCAAAAGGTCTAGCAACTCCAACAGAGCTATACAAACAGGGCAAGTGGACATATGACGAATATCTGAAAGCTGCAAAAGCGCTTACGGATTCCTCAGCGGGTATTTATGGCACTAATTTTGTTCGGAATGGCTGGGAGAATTGGCCGGATGCTCTGCAAACGCTCTTTAATGCCTATGGGGCTGAACTAATTAATAAAGAAGGTACAGAATTTACACTGGATTCGAGTCAAGGCGAACAAGCGCTGCAATTGTACTCGGATATGATTTTTAAAGACGGCGTTCATCCGAAGCCAGGTGATCAAACGACATTTGACTCTGGAAAAATAGCGATGCAAAAAGAGCTTTTCAGCTATATGGGGAAAGCGAAAGCGGTTACAGATTTTGAGTGGGATATTGCACCTTTGCCTGCTGGACCGAATGGTTTGGGAACAACACTCGGATATGCTGCTGTTACGATAACCAAAGATTCAAAATATCCTGATGAAGCTTTGGAATTTCTGAAATTCATTACAAGTCCAGAGAATATGGCGATTACTTCACAATATTTTGTGCCAAGTCGCAAGAGTGTGCTGGAGTCAGACAGCTTCCTTAATCAAGGACCTTCTGCAGAAAGCATGAAGCTGGCGGTTATTGATCAAATGGCTGCAGCACAAACTTTGCCAAGCTTTCAGGATTGGGCAAAAATCGATTCCAGTATGAAAACCGTTCTAGATTATTTGTACTCCAAATCTGCAACGGTACAGGAGGTTCTGAAGAAAGCTGATGAATCGATTACCCCTTTGTTAAAGTAA